From a single Rhinolophus ferrumequinum isolate MPI-CBG mRhiFer1 chromosome 15, mRhiFer1_v1.p, whole genome shotgun sequence genomic region:
- the POLD1 gene encoding DNA polymerase delta catalytic subunit: MDSRRRPGPGPGPGVPPKRARGGLWDEDEAPRPSQFEEDLALMEEMEAERRLQEREEEEQLPPLLEGAADGQFSATASDARWRRPTPPRLDPCTDPLIFQQLEIDHYVGPAQPLPGAPPPTQSSVPVLRAFGVTDEGVSVCCHIHGFAPYFYTPAPPGFGPQHLSELQQELSTAISRDHRGGKELTGPAVLGVELCTRESMFGYQGHGPSPFLRITLALPRLVAPARRLLEQGVRVAGLGTPSFAPYEANVDFEIRFMVDAGIVGCNWLELPAGKYVLRLEKKATLCQLEVDVLWSDVVSHPPEGQWQRIAPLRVLSFDIECAGRKGIFPEPERDPVIQICSLGLRWGEPEPFLRLALTLRPCAPILGAKVQSYEREEELLQAWAAFIRTMDPDVITGYNIQNFDLPYLISRAQTLKVHGFPFLGRVVNLRSTIRDSSFQSKQTGRRDSKVVSMVGRVQMDMLQVLLREYKLRSYTLNAVSFHFLGEQKEDVQHSIITDLQNGNDQTRRRLAVYCLKDAFLPLRLLERLMVLVNAMEMARVTGVPLGYLLTRGQQVKVVSQLLRQAMREGLLMPVVKTEGGEDYTGATVIEPLKGYYDVPIATLDFSSLYPSIMMAHNLCYTTLLRPGAAQKLGLTEDQFIKTPTGDEFVKTSVRKGLLPQILENLLSARKRAKAELAKETDPLRRQVLDGRQLALKVSANSVYGFTGAQVGKLPCLEISQSVTGFGRQMIEKTKQLVESKYTVENGYSANAKVVYGDTDSVMCRFGVSSVADAMALGREAADWVSGHFPPPIRLEFEKVYFPYLLISKKRYAGLLFSSRPDAHDRMDCKGLEAVRRDNCPLVANLITSSLRRLLIDRDPTGAVAHAQDVISDLLCNRIDISQLVITKELTRAAADYAGKQAHVELAERMRKRDPGSAPSLGDRVPYVIIGAAKGVAAYMKSEDPLFVLEHSLPIDTQYYLEQQLAKPLLRIFEPILGEGRAEAVLLRGDHTRCKTVLTGKVGGLLAFTKRQSCCIGCRTVLSHQGAVCKFCQPRESELYQKEVSHLNALEERFSRLWTQCQRCQGSLHEDVICTSRDCPIFYMRKKVRKDLEDQEQLLRRFGPPGPEVW; the protein is encoded by the exons ATGGATAGTAGGCGgcggccaggcccaggcccagggcctggggtgcCCCCGAAGCGGGCCCGTGGGGGCCTCTGGGATGAGGATGAGGCACCTCGGCCATCTCAGTTTGAGGAAGATCTGGCACTGATggaggagatggaggcagagCGCAGGCTGCAGGaacgggaggaggaggagcagctgccgccACTCCTGGAGGGGGCTGCGGATG GGCAGTTCTCTGCAACAGCCTCAGATGCCCGCTGGCGTCGGCCCACCCCGCCCCGCCTGGACCCCTGCACGGACCCCCTCATCTTCCAGCAGTTGGAGATTGACCATTATGTGG GCCCAGCGCAGCCCCTGCCTGGGGCACCGCCACCGACCCAGAGTTCTGTGCCTGTGCTCCGTGCATTTGGGGTCACTGATGAGGGCGTGTCTGTCTGCTGCCACATCCACGGCTTTGCGCCCTACTTCTACACTCCAGCGCCCCCTG GTTTTGGGCCCCAGCACCTGAGTGAGCTGCAGCAGGAGCTGAGCACAGCCATCAGCCGGGACCATCGAGGGGGGAAGGAGCTCACAGGGCCGGCCGTGCTGGGTGTGGAGCTATGCACCCGGGAGA GCATGTTCGGGTACCAGGGGCATGGCCCCTCCCCGTTTCTGCGCATCACCCTGGCGCTGCCCCGACTTGTGGCGCCCGCCCGCCGCCTCCTGGAGCAGGGTGTCCGTGTGGCAGGCCTGGGCACACCCAGCTTTGCACCATACGAGGCCAACGTTGACTTTGAGATCCG GTTCATGGTAGATGCAGGCATCGTGGGCTGCAATTGGCTGGAACTCCCTGCTGGGAAATACGTCCTGAGGCTGGAGAAGAAG GCCACACTGTGTCAGCTGGAGGTAGATGTGCTGTGGTCAGACGTGGTCAGTCACCCACCAGAAGGGCAGTGGCAGCGAATCGCACCCCTGCGTGTGCTTAGCTTTGACATTGAGTGCGCTGGCCGCAAAG GCATCTTCCCTGAGCCCGAGCGGGACCCTGTGATCCAGATCTGCTCGCTGGGCCTGCGCTGGGGCGAGCCGGAGCCCTTCCTGCGCCTGGCGCTCACCCTGAGGCCCTGCGCCCCCATCTTGGGCGCTAAGGTGCAGAGCTACGAGCGGGAGGAGGAGCTTCTCCAG gcctgggcagCTTTCATCCGCACCATGGACCCCGACGTGATTACCGGCTACAACATCCAGAACTTCGACCTCCCGTACCTCATCTCCCGGGCCCAGACCCTCAAG GTGCACGGGTTCCCCTTCCTGGGCCGCGTGGTCAACCTCCGCTCCACCATCCGGGACTCATCCTTCCAGTCAAAGCAGACTGGCCGGCGGGACAGCAAGGTGGTCAGCATGGTGGGCCGCGTGCAGATGGACATGCTGCAG GTGCTGCTGCGGGAATACAAGCTCCGCTCCTACACGCTCAACGCCGTGAGCTTCCACTTCCTGGGCGAGCAGAAGGAGGACGTACAGCACAGCATCATCACCGACCTGCAG AACGGAAATGACCAGACACGCCGCCGCCTGGCAGTGTATTGCCTCAAGGACGCCTTCTTGCCGCTGCGGCTGCTGGAGCGGCTCATGGTACTGGTGAACGCCATGGAGATGGCGCGTGTCACTGGTGTACCCCTCGGCTACCTGCTCACCCGTGGCCAGCAGGTCAAAGTTGTGTCCCAGCTGCTGCGGCAG GCCATGCGCGAGGGTCTGCTGATGCCAGTGGTGAAGACAGAGGGCGGCGAGGACTACACAGGAGCCACAGTCATTGAGCCCCTCAAAGG GTACTACGACGTCCCCATCGCCACCCTGGACTTTTCCTCGCTGTACCCATCCATCATGATGGCCCATAACCTGTGTTACACCACGCTCCTGCGGCCTGGGGCTGCCCAGAAACTGGG CCTGACTGAGGACCAGTTCATCAAGACACCCACCGGGGACGAGTTTGTAAAGACGTCGGTGCGGAAGGGGCTGCTGCCCCAGATCCTGGAGAACCTGCTCAGCGCCCGGAAGAG GGCCAAGGCCGAGCTGGCCAAGGAGACAGACCCCCTGCGACGGCAGGTCCTAGATGGGCGGCAGCTGGCGCTTAAAGTGAGTGCCAACTCTGTGTATGGCTTCACCGGTGCCCAGGTGGGCAAGCTGCCGTGCCTGGAGATCTCACAG AGTGTCACTGGGTTCGGGCGCCAGATGATTGAGAAAACGAAGCAGCTGGTAGAGTCCAAGTACACGGTGGAAAACGGCTACAGCGCCAATGCCAAG GTGGTGTATGGTGACACTGACTCCGTCATGTGCCGATTTGGTGTCTCCTCTGTGGCTGACGCAATGGCCCTGGGGCGGGAGGCTGCGGACTGGGTGTCGGGCCACTTCCCCCCGCCCATCCGGCTCGAGTTTGAGAAG GTCTACTTCCCCTACCTGCTCATCAGCAAGAAGCGCTACGCAGGCCTGCTCTTCTCCTCCCGGCCTGACGCCCACGACCGCATGGACTGCAAGGGCCTGGAAGCTGTGCGCAGGGACAACTGCCCTCTAGTGGCCAATCTCATCACCTCCTCGCTGCGCCGCCTGCTCATTGACCG AGACCCCACGGGCGCCGTGGCCCATGCGCAGGATGTCATCTCGGACCTGCTGTGCAACCGTATCGACATCTCCCAACTGGTCATCACCAAGGAGCTGACCCGCGCAGCTGCCGACTACGCCGGCAAGCAGGCCCACGTGGAGCTGGCCGAGAG GATGAGGAAGCGGGACCCTGGGAGCGCACCCAGCCTGGGCGACCGGGTTCCATACGTGATCATCGGCGCTGCCAAGGGCGTGGCTGCCTACATGAAGTCCGAG GACCCCCTGTTCGTGCTGGAGCACAGCCTGCCCATCGACACGCAGTACTACCTGGAGCAGCAGCTCGCCAAGCCGCTCCTGCGCATCTTCGAGCCCATCCTGGGCGAGGGCCGCGCCGAGGCCGTGCTGCTGC GGGGGGACCACACGCGGTGCAAGACCGTGCTCACGGGCAAGGTGGGCGGCCTCCTGGCCTTCACCAAGCGCCAAAGCTGCTGCATCGGCTGCCGCACTGTCCTGAGCCACCAGG GAGCCGTATGCAAGTTCTGCCAGCCCCGGGAGTCAGAGCTGTATCAGAAGGAG GTGTCCCACCTGAACGCCCTGGAGGAGCGCTTCTCACGCCTCTGGACCCAGTGCCAGCGCTGTCAGGGCAGCCTGCACGAGGATGTCATCTGCACTAG CCGGGACTGCCCCATCTTCTACATGCGCAAGAAGGTGCGGAAGGACCTGGAGGACCAGGAGCAGCTTCTGAGACGCTTTGGACCCCCTGGCCCCGAGGTCTGGTGA
- the SPIB gene encoding transcription factor Spi-B isoform X1, whose translation MLALEAAQLDGPYFSCLYPDGNFYDLDSCKHPSYSDSEGAPDSLWGWTEAPAVPTSSYEAFDPAVATFGHPQGVQLCYGPSTYSPSGSLDPAPSIEAPGPSFPAYPTEDFTTQTLGPPAYAPYPSPVLSEEEDLLLDSPPLEVSDSESDEALVTGPDGRGSEAGARKKLRLYQFLLGLLTRGDMRECVWWVEPGAGVFQFSSKHKELLARRWGQQKGNRKRMTYQKLARALRNYAKTGEIRKVKRKLTYQFDSALLPAARRA comes from the exons ATGCTCGCCCTGGAGGCTGCACA GCTCGACGGGCCATACTTCAGCTGTCTG TACCCAGATGGAAATTTCTACGACCTGGACAGCTGCAAACATCCCAGCTACTCTGACTCAGAAGGGGCTCCTG ACTCCCTGTGGGGCTGGACTGAGGCCCCAGCTGTCCCTACCTCCTCCTATGAAGCCTTCGACCCTGCCGTGGCCACCTTTGGCCACCCGCAGGGTGTCCAGCTCTGTTACGGACCCTCAACCTACAGCCCTTCAGGGAGCCTCGACCCTGCACCCAGCATAGAGGCCCCTGGGCCCAGCTTCCCAGCATACCCCACTGAGGACTTCACCACCCAG ACCCTGGGCCCCCCGGCATATGCCCCATATCCCAGCCCCGTGCTGTCGGAAGAAGAGGACCTCCTGCTGGACAGTCCCCCCCTGGAGGTCTCAGACAGCGAGTCAGATGAGGCCCTTGTGACTGGCCCCGACGGGAGGGGATCCGAGGCAG GCGCCCGTAAGAAGCTGCGCCTGTACCAGTTTCTGCTGGGACTGCTGACGCGCGGCGACATGCGCGAGTGCGTGTGGTGGGTGGAGCCAGGCGCCGGCGTCTTCCAGTTCTCCTCCAAGCACAAGGAGCTGCTGGCGCGCCGCTGGGGCCAGCAGAAGGGCAACCGCAAGCGCATGACCTACCAGAAGCTGGCCCGTGCCCTGCGCAACTACGCCAAGACTGGAGAGATCCGCAAGGTCAAGCGCAAGCTCACCTACCAGTTTGACAGTGCGCTGCTGCCCGCCGCCCGCCGGGCCTGA
- the SPIB gene encoding transcription factor Spi-B isoform X2, which yields MEISTTWTAANIPATLTQKGLLTLGPPAYAPYPSPVLSEEEDLLLDSPPLEVSDSESDEALVTGPDGRGSEAGARKKLRLYQFLLGLLTRGDMRECVWWVEPGAGVFQFSSKHKELLARRWGQQKGNRKRMTYQKLARALRNYAKTGEIRKVKRKLTYQFDSALLPAARRA from the exons ATGGAAATTTCTACGACCTGGACAGCTGCAAACATCCCAGCTACTCTGACTCAGAAGGGGCTCCTG ACCCTGGGCCCCCCGGCATATGCCCCATATCCCAGCCCCGTGCTGTCGGAAGAAGAGGACCTCCTGCTGGACAGTCCCCCCCTGGAGGTCTCAGACAGCGAGTCAGATGAGGCCCTTGTGACTGGCCCCGACGGGAGGGGATCCGAGGCAG GCGCCCGTAAGAAGCTGCGCCTGTACCAGTTTCTGCTGGGACTGCTGACGCGCGGCGACATGCGCGAGTGCGTGTGGTGGGTGGAGCCAGGCGCCGGCGTCTTCCAGTTCTCCTCCAAGCACAAGGAGCTGCTGGCGCGCCGCTGGGGCCAGCAGAAGGGCAACCGCAAGCGCATGACCTACCAGAAGCTGGCCCGTGCCCTGCGCAACTACGCCAAGACTGGAGAGATCCGCAAGGTCAAGCGCAAGCTCACCTACCAGTTTGACAGTGCGCTGCTGCCCGCCGCCCGCCGGGCCTGA
- the NR1H2 gene encoding oxysterols receptor LXR-beta, giving the protein MSTPTTSSQDTPLPGNVPPQPSAPSSKPVVKEERPEPWPGGPDPDVPGTDGAGSACSVVIPDPAEEPERKRKKGPAPKMLGHELCRVCGDKASGFHYNVLSCEGCKGFFRRSVVRGGAGRYTCRGGGTCQMDAFMRRKCQQCRLRKCKEAGMREQCVLSEEQIRKKKIRKQQQQQQQQPVGPGVSSSSASGPGASPGGSDGGGQGSGEGEGVQLTAAQELMIQQLVAAQLQCNKRSFSDQPKVTPWPLGADPQSRDARQQRFAHFTELAIISVQEIVDFAKQVPGFLQLGREDQIALLKASTIEIMLLETARRYNHETECITFLKDFTYSKDDFHRAGLQVEFINPIFEFSRAMRRLGLDDAEYALLIAINIFSADRPNVQEPSRVEALQQPYVEALLSYTRIKRPQDQLRFPRMLMKLVSLRTLSSVHSEQVFALRLQDKKLPPLLSEIWDVHE; this is encoded by the exons ATGTCCACCCCCACCACAAGTTCCCAGGATACCCCCTTGCCAG GAAATGTCCCCCCTCAGCCCAGCGCCCCCTCTTCTAAACCCGTTGTAAAGGAGGAGCGTCCTGAGCCGTGGCCTGGGGGTCCAGATCCTGATGTCCCAGGCACTGATGGGGCCGGCTCAGCCTGCAGCGTGG TCATCCCAGACCCAGCAGAGGAGCCAGAGCGCAAGCGAAAGAAGGGCCCGGCTCCAAAGATGCTGGGCCACGAGCTGTGCCGGGTGTGCGGGGACAAGGCGTCTGGCTTCCACTACAATGTGCTCAGCTGCGAAGGCTGCAAGGGCTTCTTCCGACGCAGTGTGGTCCGAGGTGGGGCCGGGCGCTACACCTGCCGTGGTGGTGGAACCTGCCAGATGGACGCCTTCATGCGACGCAAGTGCCAGCAGTGCCGGCTGCGCAAGTGCAAGGAGGCCGGGATGAGGGAGCAGT GCGTCCTCTCTGAAGAACAGATCCGGAAGAAGAAGATTCGGAagcaacagcaacagcagcagcagcaacccGTAGGGCCGGGGgtcagcagcagctcagcctcTGGGCCTGGGGCCTCCCCTGGAGGGTCTGACGGGGGTGGCCAGGGCTCAGGGGAAGGCGAGGGTGTCCAGTTAACAGCTGCTCAGGAACTAATGATCCAGCAGTTGGTGGCAGCCCAGCTACAGTGCAACAAACGCTCCTTCTCTGATCAGCCCAAAGTCACG CCTTGGCCCCTGGGCGCAGATCCCCAGTCCCGCGATGCCCGCCAACAGCGTTTCGCCCACTTCACGGAGCTGGCCATCATCTCGGTCCAGGAGATTGTGGACTTCGCCAAGCAGGTGCCCGGCTTCCTACAGCTGGGCCGTGAGGACCAGATTGCGCTCCTGAAGGCATCTACCATTGAG ATCATGTTGCTGGAGACGGCCAGACGCTACAACCACGAGACAGAGTGCATCACTTTCCTGAAGGACTTTACCTACAGCAAGGACGACTTTCACCGAGCGG GCTTGCAGGTGGAGTTCATCAATCCCATCTTTGAGTTCTCGCGGGCCATGCGGCGGCTGGGCCTGGACGACGCCGAGTACGCCCTCCTCATTGCCATCAACATCTTCTCTGCCGACCGTCCCAACGTGCAGGAGCCGAGCCGTGTGGAGGCCCTGCAGCAGCCCTACGTGGAGGCACTGCTCTCCTACACGCGCATCAAGAGGCCGCAG GACCAGCTGCGCTTCCCTCGCATGCTGATGAAGCTCGTGAGCCTGCGCACGCTGAGCTCTGTGCACTCGGAGCAGGTCTTTGCCCTGCGGCTCCAGGACAAGAAGCTGCCACCTCTGCTGTCTGAGATCTGGGACGTCCATGAGTGA